A section of the Metabacillus endolithicus genome encodes:
- a CDS encoding AAA family ATPase, whose amino-acid sequence MRQLGTLYFFCGKMGAGKSTKSKQLAKDKHAVLLSEDEWLSFLYPNQITSFDDYLKFSAQLKPLVKKHVQNILSVGTDVVMDFPANTQKLRKWFLDIASGVNASHQLLFLNLNNEQCLRQIEQRRNEQPERAAFDTEEVFIHVTRFFEAPEVSEGLNILQISGKE is encoded by the coding sequence ATGAGACAATTGGGGACGCTATATTTTTTCTGTGGAAAAATGGGAGCTGGAAAATCAACTAAATCAAAACAACTGGCGAAAGATAAACATGCTGTACTGTTGTCTGAGGATGAATGGCTTTCATTTCTTTATCCCAATCAGATCACATCATTTGATGACTATCTAAAATTTTCTGCACAGCTCAAGCCGTTGGTGAAAAAGCATGTCCAAAATATATTAAGTGTCGGTACAGATGTAGTGATGGATTTCCCAGCTAACACTCAAAAGCTGCGAAAGTGGTTTTTGGATATAGCGTCGGGAGTCAATGCAAGCCATCAACTACTTTTCCTTAATCTTAATAACGAGCAATGCTTACGTCAAATTGAACAAAGGCGTAACGAACAACCCGAAAGAGCAGCTTTTGACACGGAAGAGGTGTTTATTCATGTTACAAGGTTTTTTGAAGCACCCGAGGTTTCAGAGGGGTTAAACATTTTACAGATTAGCGGAAAAGAATAA